A portion of the Chelmon rostratus isolate fCheRos1 chromosome 15, fCheRos1.pri, whole genome shotgun sequence genome contains these proteins:
- the odf3l2a gene encoding outer dense fiber protein 3-like protein 2a, with protein MQEVVKKRPIISARERGPGPGRYALPPTVGYINHDFTKPSSPAYSFHSRMSSAMVSVDSSPGPRYHIDAKLTRFGRMETPSYSILGRGRRSGNKVELHQTPGPGAYSPEKTASLGAHHRPPSYTIGARTRYRCVDAVPAPNSYSLPNLLGGHVPNKPSSASYSFSSRRKVGAPSEDLSMSPGPAKYNSINPDIYRQRQPSFSMQSRTKRPNYSSAVPGPGTYSPEKIHSHLPRPPSYTLGVRHSEFVTPLVVDVAD; from the exons ATGCAGGAGGTGGTGAAGAAACGGCCGATAATCTCCGCTAGAGAAAGAG GCCCGGGCCCCGGTCGCTACGCCCTGCCCCCTACAGTCGGATACATCAACCATGACTTCACCAAGCCCAGCAGCCCTGCTTACTCCTTCCACAGCCGCATGAGCAGTGCCA TGGTCTCTGTGGACTCCAGCCCAGGACCAAGGTACCACATTGACGCCAAGCTCACCCGGTTCGGCCGGATGGAAACCCCCTCCTACTCTATTTTAGGCAGAGGAAGGCGATCAGGAAATAAAG TCGAGCTGCACCAGACTCCAGGCCCGGGGGCCTACAGCCCAGAGAAGACTGCATCTCTCGGTGCTCACCACAGACCACCATCCTACACCATCGGCGCCCGGACCAGATACCGCTGTGTGGATGCTGTGCCGGCACCAAACAG CTACAGTCTTCCTAACCTGCTGGGCGGCCATGTCCCTAATAAACCCTCCAGTGCCAGCTACAGCTTCTCCAGCCGGAGGAAAGTCGGAGCACCATCAGAAGACCTCTCCATGAGCCCCGGACCGGCAAAGTACAACAGCATCAACCCGGATATATACCGCCAGCGCCAGCCCTCCTTCTCCATGCAGAGCCGGACTAAGAGGCCTAATTATTCCTCTGCTGTTCCCGGCCCCGGCACCTACAGCCCAGAGAAGATTCATTCGCACCTGCCTAGACCACCGTCCTACACTCTGGGTGTCAGACACTCAGAGTTTGTCACCCCACTCGTGGTGGATGTAGCTGACTGA
- the ebi3 gene encoding interleukin-27 subunit beta — protein sequence MAAMVGSVCVAVTLLMCAPGVQAMDLLRATEASENTPSIPEVRCWCASYPNVTLCSWPEPSHAPPTHYVATYSERQRQPVTNECHLIQPGSSSSFLTSSSSSSSERVWHCYLPNLKLLTDYIINVTAVYSGGCSSHLSSFMLEDIVKPDPPVDVRVSPLNSRSLLVEWSPPPTWANLDIIPLKYQILYRWENRGTPKSVSLGPFESTRIELRGLTPGRPYLFQVCAKELLGLGECSDWSSPVKITIPRVKV from the exons ATGGCCGCGATggttggcagtgtgtgtgtcgctgtgaCTCTCCTCATGTGTGCTCCTGGAGTCCAAGCCATGGACCTGCTGAGGGCTACTGAAGCATCAGAGA ACACTCCCTCCATTCCAGAGGTGCGTTGCTGGTGTGCAAGCTATCCAAACGTGACTCTTTGCTCCTGGCCTGAACCGTCTCACGCCCCACCAACACACTATGTTGCTACCTACAG tgagaggcagagacagcCGGTCACCAATGAGTGCCATCTGATCCAACCTGGCTCTTCATCCTCATTTCTgacttcttcatcatcttcctcatctgAACGG GTCTGGCACTGCTACCTGCCCAACCTGAAACTTCTCACTGACTACATCATCAATGTCACAGCAGTTTATTCAGGTGGATGCAGCTCCCATCTATCGAGCTTCATGTTGGAGGATATCG tgaaacCAGATCCTCCCGTAGACGTCCGGGTTTCCCCTCTTAATAGCAGAAGCTTGTTGGTGGAATGGTCTCCTCCCCCGACTTGGGCTAACCTGGACATCATCCCCCTAAAATACCAGATACTGTACCGGTGGGAAAACAGGGGCACCCCAAAGTCAGTCAGT ctgggtCCGTTTGAGAGCACCAGGATTGAGCTGAGGGGGCTGACGCCAGGGAGGCCTTACCTGTTCCAGGTGTGTGCGAAGGAGCTGCTGGGTCTGGGCGAGTGCAGTGACTGGAGCTCGCCTGTGAAAATAACCATCCCACGAGTGAAAGTGTAG